The nucleotide window ACGGCCATCCGGCCCTTGGGCGCAAAGTCGCGCTCCACCATGCGCTGGCCGTGCACCTGCAGGATGCGGCTGTCGGCAAAACCACCGGTGATGGCCTCTTTCACCTTGGCCATGTCGGCGCCGCCTTTGGCGCATAACAGCAGGGCCTCGGCGACGGCACCGATGGTGATGCCCACAATCATCTGGTTGGCCAGCTTGGCCAGTTGGCCCGAACCGGTGGGGCCCACATGGGTGGAGCGGCCAAAGACGGTGAGGACGGGCAGTGCGCGCTGGAAATTGGCCGCTTTGCCACCGGCCATGATGGCAAGCAGGCCTTGCTCGGCGCCAATGGTGCCGCCGGACACCGGGGCATCCAGATAGTCAATTTGTAATTCGCTCAGGCGCGCTGCGTGGTCACGCGCTTCGATCGGCTTGATGGAAGACATGTCGATCAGCAGGCTACCCTTGGCCATGGCGGTGGCAGCACCCATCTCAAACAGCACCTGGCCCACGACGCCGCCGTTGTCCAGCATGGTGATCACCACATCGGCTTGCCGCACCGCGTCAGCGGGAGCCGTGTGCACCGTGGCGCCCAGTTCCGCCAGGCGTTGTGCCTTGTGCGGCGTGCGGTTCCACGCGTGAACCTGAAAACCGGCTTCGCACAAACGTTTGGCCATGGGGAACCCCATCAGACCAATTCCCAACACTGCAATTTTCATGTGAGCTCCGTGCAATTCGCTACCAGAATAGCGCTGCACAGAGCCACCGCGCATAGCGTTTGCCCGCGAAATGCTGTCGGCGGGCTGACGGATGTTGCCCCCACGCTGCGTTGCTTCGCGGGTCGCTACCCCCGAGTGGGCCAAGCCGTCTAGGGCCGGCCTGGCAGCGGCTTACCGCTTACATCAGCAGATGCTCACCCGCGTTGTCGCCGCCCAGGGTCACGTAGTTGACCTTGCGGATGTCCATGAGCTTTTTGCCACCCGCATAGCTGATGGAGCTTTGCACGTCCTGTTCCATTTCGACCAGGGTCTCGGCCAGCTTGCCCTTGATCGGCTCCAGGATGCGCTTGCCTTCGACGTGTTTGTACTCGCCCTTGTTGAAGTCGCTGGCTGAACCGTAGTATTCCTTGAACAGCGCGCCGTCCACTTCCACGGTCTTGCCGGGGCTTTCTTCGTGGCCCGCGAACAGCGAACCGATCATCACCATGCTGGCACCAAAACGGATGCTCTTGGCAATGTCGCCATGGCTGCGGATGCCGCCGTCGGCAATGATGGGTTTGGTGGCCACACGGGCACACCACTTCAGCGCGCTGAGCTGCCAGCCGCCGGTGCCAAAACCGGTCTTGAGCTTGGTGATGCAGACCTTGCCCGGGCCCACGCCGACCTTGGTCGCGTCGGCACCCCAGTTCTCCAAGTCAATCACAGCTTCGGGCGTAGCCACATTGCCGGCAATAACGAAGCTGGCGGGCAGGTGCTTCTTCAGGTAGATGATCATGTCGCGCACGCTGTCGGCATGGCCGTGCGCGATGTCGATGGTGATGTACTCAGGCACCAGGCCTTCTTTCACGAAGGTGTCCACGGTGGCGTAATCCGCCTGCTTCACGCCCAGAGAGATCGATGCGTACAGGCCCTTGGCCTTCATGTCGCGGGTGAACTGGACGTTGTCCAGGTCAAAGCGGTGCATCACGTAGAAGTAATTGTTTTGCGCCAGCCAGGCACAAATCTTTTCGTCCACCACGGTTTTCATGTTGGCGGGGACGACGGGGAGGCGGAATTTGCGTCCGCCCAGCTCCACGCCGGCGTCGCATTCCGAGCGGCTTTCCACGCGGCACTTGCGGGGAAGCAACAAGATGTTGTCGTAGTCAAAAATTTCCATGGCCCAAGCTCCTGTCCAGTGTCAAACAAAGATATACGCCATGCGGAATCGCGTAAAAAACTGGGTCCCGCATCGCTGTCGATGAGGGCGCTTGGACTGGGCCCGGCCATAAAAAAACCGGGTCCCAATTGCTTGGGCCCGGTGACTGATTGTATACAAATCTGGTGAAGGCGTGTGGCTTTCTACAATCACCCCATGCTTTCCATGTCCGCCGCCAACGATACTGCGCTGTCCCCCCTGCTACACAACCTCAACCCCGAACAATTGGTCGCCGTGACGCTGCCGGCCGAGCACGCACTGATCCTCGCCGGCGCGGGCTCCGGCAAGACCCGGGTGCTGACCACGCGCATTGCCTGGCTGCTGCAAAACGGCTATGTCTCGCCCGGCGGTATCCTGGCGGTCACCTTTACCAACAAGGCCGCTAAGGAGATGAAGACGCGCCTGTCCGCCATGTTGCCGGTGAATGTGAATGGCATGTGGATTGGCACCTTCCACGGCCTGTGCAACCGCTTTTTGCGCGCGCATTACAAAAATGCCGGCCTGCCGCAGGCCTTCCAGATTCTGGACACACAAGACCAGCTCAGTGCCATCAAACGCTTGTGCAAACAGCACAACATCGACGGTGAGCGTTTTCCGCCCAAACAAATGGGCTGGTTTATCGGCAACTGCAAGGAAGAAGGCCTGCGCCCCAAGGACGTGGTGGCCAGCGACCCGGATACGCGCAAGAAGGTCGAGATTTACCAGCTCTACGAAGACCAGTGCCAACGCGAAGGTGTGGTGGACTTTGGTGAGTTGATGCTGCGCAGTTACGAACTGCTGCGTGACAACACCGCTATCCGCGAGCACTACCAGCGGCGCTTTCGCCACATTTTGATCGACGAGTTTCAGGACACCAACAAGCTGCAGTACGCCTGGATCAAGATGATTGCCGGGCAGGGCAGCGATGGCTTGCTCAACGGCGGCGGTGGCTCCGTACTGGCGGTGGGTGATGACGACCAGAGCATCTACGCCTTTCGCGGTGCGCGTGTGGGCAACATGACGGACTTTGTGCGCGAGTTTGCGGTGCAGCGCCAGATCAAGCTGGAAGAAAACTACCGCAGCTACAGCAACATTCTGGACAGCGCCAACGCGCTTATCAGCCACAACAGCCGCCGCCTGGGCAAGAACCTGCGCACGGCGCAGGGCGCAGGCGAACCGGTGCGGGTGTACGAGGCACCCAGTGATTTTCTGGAAGCGCAGTGGATGGTGGACGAGATGAAACAACTCATCCGCGACGACGTGGAGCGCAAGGAAATTGCGGTGCTCTACCGCAGCAATGCGCAGAGCCGGGTGATTGAGACCACGCTGTTCAACGCCGCGATTCCGTATCGCGTGTACGGTGGTCAGCGCTTCTTTGAGCGCAAAGAAATTAAGGATGCGTTGGCCTATTTGCGCATCTTGGAGAACCCCAACGACGACACCAGTTTTCTGCGTGTGGTGAACTTTCCCGCGCGTGGCATTGGCGCGCGCAGCCTGGAGCTATTGCAGGACGAGGCCAAGGCGACGGGTTGTTCGCTGCACGACGCGGTGAGCACACTCACAGGCCGCCCCGGCGCATTGATTGCGGGTTTTGTCGCCAAACTCGATGTGTTGCGCGAGCAGACGGCTGACAAGACCCTCAAGGACATCGTCACGTTGATGCTGGACCAGAGCGGCCTGCTGGAGCACTACCGCAATGACCGCGAAGGCGAAGACCGCATCGAGAACTTGGACGAACTGGTCAACGCCGCCGAGAGTTTTGTCATGCAGGAAGGTTTTGGCCGCGAAGCGCCGGGTATGGCGCAGTTGGCCAGTGCGCCCAATGCCTTGACCCAAAGCCCGGCCAGCCAGGGCTTGAGCGGCGATGCGCTGAATGCAGCGCCCGACGAATTTGGCGACACCGGCGAAACCCTCTCGCCGCTGCAGGCCTTCCTGACCCACGCCGCGCTGGAAGCGGGCGACAACATGGCCGCCGCCGGACAGGACGCGATCCAGTTGATGACTGTGCACAGTTCCAAGGGGCTGGAGTTTGACTGCGTGTTTATCACCGGCATGGAAGAGGGCCTTTTCCCGCACGAGAACTCCCTGAGTGACCGCGACGGACTGGAGGAAGAACGCCGCCTGGCCTATGTGGCCATCACGCGCGCGCGCAAGCGCCTGTACCTGAGCCATTCGCAAACCCGCATGCTGCACGGCCAGACGCGCTTCAATCTCAAGAGCCGCTTCTTTGACGAACTGCCCGAGGAGTGCCTCAAGTACCTCACGCCCAAACAGCAGCCCATGCCCGCCGGGGGCGGCTTTGGTGGTAGCTGGGGCAATGGATATGCTACGAATTCAGGAGCTGGTCGCGCATATTCCACGGGGGCTACAGCCTCATTTGGCACTTATTCCGCGCCGCAGAAGGAAGTTGCCCGCAAGGAAGACCCCACCGGCCTGCAAAAGGGCCAGAAGGTTTTCCACGCCAAGTTTGGCGAGGGCACGGTGCTCACGCTGGAAGGTGCGGGCGACGATGCGCGCGCGCAGATCAACTTCCCGCGCCACGGCACCAAGTGGCTGGCGCTGAGCGTGGCCAAACTGACACCCGTTCCCTGAGTTTTGGAGAGCCCCCATGAGTCTGGACATTGCCAACACCCCGCCCGCGCCGTACTACGCGGTCATCTTCACCAACCTGCGCACCGCTGTCGATGAGGGGTATGGCGACATGGCCGAGAAGATGGTGGCGCTGGCTGCGCAGCAGCCGGGTTTTCTGGGTGTGGAGTCGGCACGTGACGGTCTGGGCATCACGGTGTCGTACTGGAAAGACCTCGAATCCATCCGCGCCTGGAAGGCCCATGCCGAGCACCAGGTGGCGCAGCAGTTGGGGCATGCCAAGTGGTACGCCGCGTTCAAAACCCGCATCGCCCGGGTGGAGCGCGACTACGCGCTCTGAGCGCGCGCTGATTACAAGCCAAATTGGCCTCTAGCCCTTGTGGAATATGCGCAAGCAGCTATTAAAAGAATAGCTATACGGTGAAAAATGCCAACTGCTAAACTCCTGACCATGCGTAGATGGCTGGCCCTGTTGATTCTGGTTTTGTTGCCCTTGCAGCTCACATGGGCTGCAACGAGCGCCTATTGTCAGCACGAAGCCGGGTCTATGGGCCAACACGTGGGGCACCACGTGCACAAACACAGCAACCCTGCGGACGATGCCTCCGGCACAGTGAAGGCAAATATCGGCGATGCAGACTGTGGCACCTGCCACGCGGGCTGTGCGTTTGCGGTGCCCAGCCATTTGGCGGCCACGGGTTTGTATGCCGCATCGGTTCTGACGGCTGCCCGCCAGCCCCTGCGAACCTCACCACCCCTCGACATCCCAGACCGCCCTCAATGGCCTATCCAGGCCTGATGGGGGAGTTGGCCTCTCGTTTTTTTCGCTGACAGACGCAAAGGCCCGTACGGGCAACGTTGCTCTGTCCGCTGAAAAGTGCGACCTGTGCCGCCGGTTGGGCTGACCCATCCGCTTGCCAAGCGGGCGCAGCCACACGCCTCCCTCGACTCCCAAGTCGCCAGCCGTATGGCTGGCCTGCTTCACAACGGAATCTGAGGTGTTTTTATGGTGTCAAACCCGTGGGGTAGATCCCCGCGATTTTTATGGGCGCTGGTCGTCATGGGCATGGTGGCGCTGGACCAGTTCACCAAAGCGTATTTTTCAGCCACCATCCCCTTTGGCGCGGGCATGGAGATCACCAGTTGGTTCAACCTGGTCCATGCACGCAACACGGGCGCAGCGTTCTCCTTTCTGGCAGACGCCGGAGGGTGGCAGCGGTATTTCCTGATTCTGATCAGCTTGCTGGTTGTGTTGCCGATTGCTTTCGTGTGCCTGATGAAGCGCACCGATCCTGTCCAGCGCTGGATCGGTGCTGCCGTCGTCGCGGGTGGGTCCGGGAACCTCATAGACCGTATCCAGACCGGGGCAGTGGTGGACTTTCTCGATCTGCACTGGAGGGGTCTGCACTGGCCCGCCTTCAATCTGGCCGACGTGTGGGTGGTTGCTGCCGCGCTGGCCTGGCTGGTTTTGTCGGTGCGGGCGCCCTCGGGCCCGAAAGCCGCTGTCGGGGAGACCAGGCCATGAAGCAGGGTTGGCGTTTTTTGCTGGCCGCATGGCTGGTGGCCGTGTTTGCCACTGCCGGGGCCTTGTTCATTGGCGAAGTGATGCTGATGGCGCCCTGCAACCTGTGCTGGTACCAGCGCATCTGCATGTTCCCGCTGGCGCTGCTGCTGGGTAGGGCCTGTTACGGCGAAGACCGGCGCGGTGCGGTGTACGCCCTGCCGCTGGCCGCGGCCGGAAGTGCGGTGGCGCTGTACCACACGCTGCTGGTCGCAGGCGCCATTCCCACGACCTGGATTCCCTGCAGCGCCGGTATCTCGTGTGCGGACCAAAAGTTGGAAATCCTCAACGGAATCCAGATCCCGTGGCTGTCGCTGTTGGCCTTTCTAGCCATCACTGCACTGCTCACCGTTTACCTGA belongs to Rhodoferax saidenbachensis and includes:
- the czcI gene encoding cation efflux protein, CzcI family produces the protein MRRWLALLILVLLPLQLTWAATSAYCQHEAGSMGQHVGHHVHKHSNPADDASGTVKANIGDADCGTCHAGCAFAVPSHLAATGLYAASVLTAARQPLRTSPPLDIPDRPQWPIQA
- the lspA gene encoding signal peptidase II, which produces MVSNPWGRSPRFLWALVVMGMVALDQFTKAYFSATIPFGAGMEITSWFNLVHARNTGAAFSFLADAGGWQRYFLILISLLVVLPIAFVCLMKRTDPVQRWIGAAVVAGGSGNLIDRIQTGAVVDFLDLHWRGLHWPAFNLADVWVVAAALAWLVLSVRAPSGPKAAVGETRP
- a CDS encoding UvrD-helicase domain-containing protein, producing the protein MLSMSAANDTALSPLLHNLNPEQLVAVTLPAEHALILAGAGSGKTRVLTTRIAWLLQNGYVSPGGILAVTFTNKAAKEMKTRLSAMLPVNVNGMWIGTFHGLCNRFLRAHYKNAGLPQAFQILDTQDQLSAIKRLCKQHNIDGERFPPKQMGWFIGNCKEEGLRPKDVVASDPDTRKKVEIYQLYEDQCQREGVVDFGELMLRSYELLRDNTAIREHYQRRFRHILIDEFQDTNKLQYAWIKMIAGQGSDGLLNGGGGSVLAVGDDDQSIYAFRGARVGNMTDFVREFAVQRQIKLEENYRSYSNILDSANALISHNSRRLGKNLRTAQGAGEPVRVYEAPSDFLEAQWMVDEMKQLIRDDVERKEIAVLYRSNAQSRVIETTLFNAAIPYRVYGGQRFFERKEIKDALAYLRILENPNDDTSFLRVVNFPARGIGARSLELLQDEAKATGCSLHDAVSTLTGRPGALIAGFVAKLDVLREQTADKTLKDIVTLMLDQSGLLEHYRNDREGEDRIENLDELVNAAESFVMQEGFGREAPGMAQLASAPNALTQSPASQGLSGDALNAAPDEFGDTGETLSPLQAFLTHAALEAGDNMAAAGQDAIQLMTVHSSKGLEFDCVFITGMEEGLFPHENSLSDRDGLEEERRLAYVAITRARKRLYLSHSQTRMLHGQTRFNLKSRFFDELPEECLKYLTPKQQPMPAGGGFGGSWGNGYATNSGAGRAYSTGATASFGTYSAPQKEVARKEDPTGLQKGQKVFHAKFGEGTVLTLEGAGDDARAQINFPRHGTKWLALSVAKLTPVP
- a CDS encoding GMP reductase codes for the protein MEIFDYDNILLLPRKCRVESRSECDAGVELGGRKFRLPVVPANMKTVVDEKICAWLAQNNYFYVMHRFDLDNVQFTRDMKAKGLYASISLGVKQADYATVDTFVKEGLVPEYITIDIAHGHADSVRDMIIYLKKHLPASFVIAGNVATPEAVIDLENWGADATKVGVGPGKVCITKLKTGFGTGGWQLSALKWCARVATKPIIADGGIRSHGDIAKSIRFGASMVMIGSLFAGHEESPGKTVEVDGALFKEYYGSASDFNKGEYKHVEGKRILEPIKGKLAETLVEMEQDVQSSISYAGGKKLMDIRKVNYVTLGGDNAGEHLLM
- a CDS encoding antibiotic biosynthesis monooxygenase family protein, producing the protein MDIANTPPAPYYAVIFTNLRTAVDEGYGDMAEKMVALAAQQPGFLGVESARDGLGITVSYWKDLESIRAWKAHAEHQVAQQLGHAKWYAAFKTRIARVERDYAL
- a CDS encoding disulfide bond formation protein B, giving the protein MKQGWRFLLAAWLVAVFATAGALFIGEVMLMAPCNLCWYQRICMFPLALLLGRACYGEDRRGAVYALPLAAAGSAVALYHTLLVAGAIPTTWIPCSAGISCADQKLEILNGIQIPWLSLLAFLAITALLTVYLKRTSK
- a CDS encoding NAD(P)-dependent oxidoreductase, translated to MRGGSVQRYSGSELHGAHMKIAVLGIGLMGFPMAKRLCEAGFQVHAWNRTPHKAQRLAELGATVHTAPADAVRQADVVITMLDNGGVVGQVLFEMGAATAMAKGSLLIDMSSIKPIEARDHAARLSELQIDYLDAPVSGGTIGAEQGLLAIMAGGKAANFQRALPVLTVFGRSTHVGPTGSGQLAKLANQMIVGITIGAVAEALLLCAKGGADMAKVKEAITGGFADSRILQVHGQRMVERDFAPKGRMAVQLKDLRNAMSTAQEIGFEAPITALFEQLYAEGVEHGLADLDHSGLFVELASRNGMA